Proteins co-encoded in one Ammospiza caudacuta isolate bAmmCau1 chromosome 38, bAmmCau1.pri, whole genome shotgun sequence genomic window:
- the NOP10 gene encoding H/ACA ribonucleoprotein complex subunit 3 yields MFLQCYENERGERVYTLKKVSPAGLPTRSAHPARFSPDDKFSRHRLALKRRFGVLLTQRGRALL; encoded by the exons ATGTTCCTGCAGTGCTACGAGAACGAGCGCGGGGAGCGCGTTTATACCCTCAAG aaagtGTCCCCGGCCGGGCTCCCCACACGCTCGGCCCACCCCGCCCGCTTCTCCCCCGATGACAAATTCTCGCGGCACCGCCTGGCCCTGAAACGGAGATTCGGGGTCCTGCTCAcccagcggggccgggccctgctctga
- the LOC131570763 gene encoding phospholemman-like, translating into MAPSAAGTEPVKSEWDRFNYDYESLRLGGLIVAGIFFVLGVLLILSRRCRCKFDQQPKTGQPDETEGPLRQSMRRLSTRMR; encoded by the exons ATGGCGCCGAGCGCGGCTGGGACAG AGCCGGTGAAGTCGGAGTGGGACCGGTTCAACTATG ATTACGAGTCTCTGCGCCTCGGGGGTCTCATTGTGGCTGGGATCTTCTTCGTGCTTGGGgtgctcctcatcctca GTCGCCGTTGCCGCTGCAAGTTCGACCAACAGCCAAA GACGGGGCAGCCGGACGAGACCGAGGGGCCGCTGCGGCAGTCGATGAGAC GTCTCTCCACGCGCATGAgatga